In Methanothrix sp., a genomic segment contains:
- a CDS encoding NAD-dependent epimerase/dehydratase family protein translates to MGLSEKTILITGEEGFAGRHLLHALKRLNSSMVSLKDQNGKRVDIRDKDLIRGRRRELEDIDIVYHLAARTAVNSSYESPHATYETNVLGTLNMLELCRERSW, encoded by the coding sequence ATGGGACTTAGCGAGAAGACGATATTGATCACAGGAGAGGAGGGCTTTGCCGGCAGGCATCTGCTCCATGCTCTTAAGAGGCTGAATTCATCGATGGTGTCGCTGAAGGATCAAAATGGAAAGAGGGTTGACATAAGAGACAAGGATCTGATCAGGGGAAGGAGAAGAGAGCTGGAGGATATTGATATCGTATATCATCTGGCAGCGAGGACGGCTGTGAACTCATCCTATGAGAGCCCCCATGCCACCTATGAGACAAATGTCCTCGGCACTTTAAACATGCTGGAGCTCTGCCGGGAGAGGTCGTGGTGA
- a CDS encoding GDP-mannose 4,6-dehydratase, whose amino-acid sequence MVRDPEPKRDFVHITDMVDAYIKGGEYQGDFDIFNIGYGKSYSVKEIIEKIISIYGSNIKVAYEGERRKNEIMDCYADTAKARATLDWRPLISIDEGLQMMVGNP is encoded by the coding sequence GTGGTGAGGGATCCCGAGCCGAAAAGGGATTTCGTTCACATAACAGATATGGTGGATGCATATATCAAAGGAGGCGAATACCAGGGCGACTTTGATATATTTAATATTGGATATGGAAAGAGCTATAGCGTGAAGGAGATAATAGAGAAGATCATCTCAATATATGGATCGAATATCAAAGTGGCCTATGAGGGAGAGAGGCGGAAGAACGAGATAATGGATTGCTATGCAGACACAGCAAAGGCAAGAGCCACACTCGACTGGAGGCCCCTCATCAGCATAGATGAAGGCTTGCAGATGATGGTGGGGAATCCATGA
- the pssD gene encoding PssD/Cps14F family polysaccharide biosynthesis glycosyltransferase, with amino-acid sequence MDAFKGNDIIVITYDSKRTRELEQKKYLMENIGYNPLKMLSAAILFLRAFREYRPDLIVSNGSEIAIPALYIGKLFAAKSIFIESWARVSNPSLTGRIVYPVADHFLVQWPQLLSKYGKKRFMKGQ; translated from the coding sequence ATGGATGCATTTAAAGGAAACGATATCATTGTAATCACCTATGACTCCAAGAGAACAAGGGAGCTGGAGCAAAAAAAATATCTGATGGAGAATATTGGATATAATCCATTGAAGATGCTCTCGGCAGCCATTCTCTTTCTCAGGGCCTTCAGGGAATACAGGCCCGACCTCATAGTCAGCAATGGATCTGAAATTGCCATTCCCGCGCTTTACATTGGAAAGCTCTTCGCCGCCAAGAGCATCTTCATCGAGAGCTGGGCGAGGGTGAGCAATCCCTCGCTTACAGGCAGGATTGTGTATCCTGTGGCTGATCACTTCCTAGTCCAATGGCCCCAATTGCTCTCTAAGTATGGAAAAAAGCGGTTTATGAAGGGGCAATAA
- a CDS encoding glycosyltransferase, whose translation MIFVTVGMHNQGFDRLIKKCDLIAGETDEKMIMQKGCTSYCPENAESFDFASYEEILSLIRQSRIVITHDGAGSILNCLLNKKITVVVPRLKEFNECKYENKLDLALELEKQNKIHLIRDIDQLNLKLIEDLKTIGRMEDSKAIGRMEDSRPSG comes from the coding sequence ATGATCTTCGTCACTGTAGGCATGCATAATCAGGGATTTGATAGGCTCATAAAAAAATGCGATCTCATCGCCGGAGAGACGGACGAAAAGATGATTATGCAAAAAGGATGTACAAGTTACTGCCCAGAAAATGCTGAATCATTTGATTTTGCCAGCTATGAGGAGATCTTAAGCCTGATCAGACAATCCCGCATAGTGATCACCCATGATGGGGCGGGCTCGATTCTCAACTGCCTTCTCAATAAGAAGATCACAGTCGTAGTTCCAAGGCTAAAGGAGTTCAATGAATGCAAGTATGAGAATAAACTGGATCTGGCTTTGGAATTAGAGAAGCAAAATAAGATCCATCTAATCAGAGATATCGATCAGCTCAATTTGAAGCTGATAGAGGATTTAAAGACCATCGGGAGGATGGAGGATTCAAAGGCTATCGGGAGGATGGAGGATTCAAGGCCATCGGGATGA
- a CDS encoding glycosyltransferase: MYHNPITEISNYLPIHELSLFTKRSLIEYSGKPENVSVMAVPAFFIPIDRQYSQLGQRHYQKILKIVEERKLQPDLIHSHFLWTSGYVGARLKERLQVPLIVSGYGYDLYDLPFKSPAWKERIRCILNDSDCIITVSGSLAECAKRLEVKRPVEVLPTGYDSKRFYPRDREACRRRLDLPLNKRIILSIGSLVKVKGHMNLIHAIDELEGRAKDILCIILGEGNLRNELQKEIKRCGLEKVVWLVGRKPREELPLWINACDIFVLASLNEGNPTVMFEALGCGIPFISTNVGGVSEIITSNEYGLICQSNDSTDLCNRIFEALNREWNRDAILNHALDYEWNKQKENLMEIYKRYM, from the coding sequence GTGTACCATAATCCGATAACGGAAATATCCAATTACCTGCCCATTCATGAATTGAGCCTCTTTACCAAGAGATCGCTGATAGAGTATTCCGGCAAGCCGGAGAATGTATCAGTCATGGCAGTGCCGGCCTTTTTCATTCCCATTGATCGCCAATACAGCCAGTTAGGCCAGAGGCACTACCAAAAAATTTTAAAGATAGTTGAGGAGAGGAAGCTGCAGCCGGACCTGATTCATTCTCACTTCCTCTGGACCTCCGGCTATGTAGGCGCCCGGCTCAAAGAGAGGCTTCAGGTACCGCTGATAGTCTCAGGATATGGATATGATCTGTATGATCTGCCATTCAAGAGCCCTGCCTGGAAAGAGAGGATCAGGTGCATATTGAACGACTCGGACTGCATAATAACCGTCAGCGGTAGTCTGGCCGAATGTGCAAAGAGGCTGGAGGTGAAAAGGCCAGTGGAGGTCTTGCCAACAGGATACGATAGCAAACGCTTCTATCCCCGTGACCGGGAGGCATGCAGAAGGAGATTGGATCTGCCCCTGAACAAGAGGATAATCCTATCCATAGGAAGCCTGGTTAAGGTCAAGGGGCACATGAACCTCATCCATGCCATCGATGAGCTGGAGGGCAGAGCGAAAGATATTTTATGCATAATCCTGGGAGAGGGAAATCTCAGAAATGAGCTGCAGAAGGAGATAAAAAGGTGCGGCCTGGAAAAGGTGGTATGGCTGGTCGGAAGGAAACCCAGGGAGGAGCTGCCATTGTGGATAAATGCCTGTGACATATTCGTCCTCGCAAGCCTGAATGAGGGGAATCCCACAGTGATGTTTGAGGCCCTGGGCTGCGGCATACCTTTTATCAGCACAAATGTGGGCGGGGTCTCAGAAATAATAACCTCCAATGAATATGGCCTCATATGCCAGAGCAATGATAGCACAGACTTATGCAATAGGATCTTTGAGGCACTGAATAGGGAATGGAATAGAGATGCCATCCTCAATCATGCACTGGATTATGAATGGAATAAGCAAAAAGAGAATCTCATGGAGATCTATAAGAGATATATGTAG
- the asnB gene encoding asparagine synthase (glutamine-hydrolyzing) translates to MCGINGFNWKDEYLIERMNSSLRHRGPDDEGVYADEEVSLGHLRLSIIDLSKNGHQPMSDDQRRFYIIYNGEVYNYRLLREELESLGYSFKSKTDTEVVLYSFIQWKEGCLERFNGMFAFVIYDSANKRLFLARDHVGIKPLYYHFDRDHKKFLFSSEIPPLLEHKINTAPNKKIIKDFLLYNITDHTEETFFEGIMKIPRGCYATFDLTQCELDIKEWYNIEYEEKFAGTYEEAISTFKDLIEDSVNIRLISDVPVGTCLSGGIDSSTIACLIDKSMKIKTFSAVYEGFERDESKYISIVAERTGMENYRTQPTPERLQKDLLRIVKLIAEPFPSASIYAQNCVQELAKGNGVTVVLDGQGADELLAGYHYFLGFYLVDLLKTFKFKRLASECLNLIKGRNYQIGIQFSLYLMLPYILRKNIFLHQSLLSRELRSDSIAPTEYFRNFSNCRSLGQSLQFHLLYRLEQLLKWEDRNSMGNQTESRVPFLDYRIIEFVSGLPDEYIIREGKTKALLRDAMTGIVPLEILERRDKIGYETPEADWLRREGFQRLLEDWFLEDEPLCREYIDVRKLRQQINGHVYRNKNHARNLWKAIFLEAWLKIFFSQMA, encoded by the coding sequence ATGTGTGGTATCAATGGTTTTAATTGGAAGGACGAATATTTAATTGAGAGGATGAACTCCAGTCTGAGACACAGAGGTCCGGATGATGAAGGGGTCTATGCCGATGAAGAGGTCTCACTGGGCCACCTGCGCCTCTCCATCATCGACCTGTCCAAAAACGGCCATCAACCGATGTCTGACGATCAGAGAAGATTTTATATAATATACAATGGTGAGGTTTACAATTACAGGTTGCTGCGAGAAGAGCTTGAATCACTGGGATATTCATTCAAATCAAAGACAGATACAGAGGTGGTATTGTATTCCTTCATTCAGTGGAAGGAAGGATGTCTGGAGAGGTTCAATGGAATGTTCGCCTTCGTTATATACGATTCCGCAAACAAGAGGCTTTTTTTAGCAAGAGACCATGTGGGAATCAAACCACTGTACTATCATTTTGACAGAGATCATAAAAAATTTTTATTCTCCTCAGAGATACCGCCACTGCTGGAGCACAAAATCAATACAGCACCAAACAAAAAAATAATAAAGGATTTCTTGCTGTATAATATAACCGATCATACTGAGGAGACATTCTTTGAGGGGATAATGAAGATCCCCAGAGGATGCTATGCCACCTTCGATCTCACGCAATGTGAATTGGATATAAAGGAATGGTATAATATAGAATATGAAGAAAAATTTGCTGGAACATATGAAGAGGCGATATCCACATTCAAGGATTTGATCGAGGATAGTGTGAATATCAGGCTGATCAGTGATGTTCCAGTGGGCACATGCCTGAGCGGGGGAATTGATTCATCGACTATAGCCTGTCTGATAGACAAGAGCATGAAGATAAAGACCTTCTCTGCAGTATACGAAGGCTTCGAAAGAGATGAATCAAAATATATATCAATTGTAGCAGAGAGGACGGGCATGGAAAATTACAGGACCCAGCCCACACCGGAGAGGCTGCAGAAGGATTTATTAAGGATTGTCAAATTGATCGCCGAGCCTTTTCCATCAGCCTCCATCTATGCTCAAAATTGCGTGCAGGAGCTGGCCAAGGGCAATGGGGTCACTGTGGTGCTGGACGGCCAGGGGGCGGATGAGCTCCTGGCTGGATATCACTATTTTCTGGGTTTTTATCTAGTCGATTTATTAAAGACTTTTAAGTTTAAGAGGCTTGCTTCCGAATGCCTTAATTTAATCAAGGGGAGAAATTATCAGATTGGCATCCAGTTCTCATTATACCTCATGCTACCATATATACTAAGGAAAAATATTTTTTTGCACCAATCACTCCTCTCCAGAGAGTTGAGGAGCGACTCCATTGCCCCCACAGAATACTTCAGGAATTTTTCAAATTGCAGATCCCTGGGCCAGTCACTGCAATTTCATCTGCTGTACCGGCTAGAGCAGCTACTGAAGTGGGAAGACAGAAATTCGATGGGAAATCAGACTGAGTCACGTGTCCCTTTCCTCGATTACAGGATAATTGAGTTCGTTTCCGGGTTGCCTGATGAGTACATAATCAGAGAGGGAAAGACCAAGGCGCTGCTAAGGGATGCAATGACCGGCATCGTGCCCCTTGAGATCCTGGAAAGAAGGGATAAGATCGGATATGAAACCCCGGAAGCTGACTGGCTGAGGAGGGAGGGTTTCCAGAGGCTCTTGGAGGATTGGTTCTTGGAGGATGAACCCCTCTGCAGAGAGTACATCGATGTGAGAAAGCTGCGCCAGCAGATAAATGGGCATGTGTATAGAAATAAAAATCATGCACGAAATCTATGGAAGGCCATATTCCTGGAGGCCTGGCTTAAAATCTTCTTCTCTCAGATGGCCTGA
- a CDS encoding right-handed parallel beta-helix repeat-containing protein — MGSFSEKSGAEDLNNIIYSAIVSIQGNKIVAKDVEGHEITSGVAGTDDSRVLTEAIDSVPNNGNVLISGGEYKLSADTLFYLDDGDTNPFWVCIPILEGKNVHIFGYGAGITVLKLKPNQFYLDHPVAMILNRATGSVDPGFTAFTVANMTLDGNRDDQGQWYKDGASLILTGSARSGGKYYNLEFRNSYGTGLYLGNNGGGSESYSSITNVVARNCSLEGILLDTAQHTVVSDCVFEYCKTGLTVHGNDDYQTRGKDHIVIKDLSCIASPLTIWCINDLEMSGVNMDCIASPNAYGLLIHSSTGIHIKESIFKSDRKKASSYGGASYIDADSDGPTAITLENCILDGFYALHVLGSATATMRGGALNASYACAYLRGIEPSTASATLIGTVFIPARHTIDCAPGTTLNLLYCYSSAVGSMILEGKLNHQGSHGFGFPNV, encoded by the coding sequence ATGGGATCATTCTCAGAGAAATCGGGAGCAGAAGATTTAAACAATATTATATATTCTGCCATTGTATCTATTCAGGGAAATAAGATCGTCGCCAAAGATGTCGAAGGGCATGAAATCACCAGTGGTGTGGCTGGGACTGATGACTCGCGTGTATTGACGGAGGCCATAGACTCCGTCCCCAATAATGGCAATGTCCTGATCTCCGGCGGGGAGTACAAACTCAGTGCAGATACTTTATTTTATCTGGATGATGGGGATACAAATCCATTCTGGGTCTGCATCCCAATACTGGAGGGCAAGAACGTCCATATCTTCGGTTATGGGGCCGGTATAACTGTGCTGAAATTGAAGCCGAACCAGTTCTATCTCGACCATCCCGTAGCGATGATCCTCAATCGGGCAACTGGTTCTGTTGATCCGGGATTCACGGCCTTCACTGTTGCCAATATGACCCTGGATGGCAACAGGGACGATCAGGGTCAATGGTACAAGGATGGGGCATCGCTGATATTGACCGGCAGCGCCAGGTCCGGGGGCAAGTACTACAACCTCGAGTTCAGGAACTCATATGGGACGGGCTTGTATCTGGGAAACAACGGGGGCGGATCGGAGTCGTACTCCTCCATCACCAATGTCGTTGCCAGAAATTGCAGCCTGGAGGGCATACTCCTTGATACTGCTCAGCACACTGTGGTCTCTGATTGTGTCTTTGAATATTGCAAAACCGGCCTCACAGTGCACGGGAATGACGATTATCAAACCCGAGGTAAGGATCATATTGTCATAAAGGACCTCTCTTGCATCGCCTCTCCTCTCACCATCTGGTGCATAAACGATCTGGAGATGTCCGGGGTAAATATGGATTGCATTGCAAGCCCGAATGCATATGGCCTATTGATCCATAGCTCGACTGGCATCCATATCAAGGAGTCCATCTTCAAATCAGACCGGAAGAAAGCCAGCTCCTATGGGGGGGCATCCTATATTGATGCCGATTCCGATGGCCCTACAGCAATAACCCTGGAGAACTGCATCCTGGATGGCTTTTATGCATTGCATGTGCTGGGATCGGCGACGGCAACTATGCGCGGCGGGGCGCTAAATGCCTCATATGCCTGTGCCTATCTCCGGGGCATCGAGCCCAGCACAGCCAGCGCAACCCTTATCGGAACGGTATTCATCCCTGCCAGGCATACAATAGACTGCGCCCCGGGCACGACCCTAAACCTCCTCTACTGTTACTCCTCCGCCGTCGGGTCGATGATTCTAGAGGGAAAGCTGAACCACCAGGGTTCACATGGATTTGGATTTCCAAATGTCTGA
- a CDS encoding lipopolysaccharide biosynthesis protein has product MAWNPVMSLNPLRYLSCRTIAGMARDSLYRTSFFMAFSNIISAACGFLFWIIAARLYTVQEVGLATALISSLALVVLFAALGFDSSVIRFLPLEDKGKVISTSLIVTAGASILVGGIYILLARVLTPAMTLWQEPGYSLAFILIALLNSIAVMGGYVFVADRKADLFLLQSLIQAIRIPVLFPLTLLGTLGIFAAIGLGYLAAAILCLAKIHMAISPIRRRVDGEFIRSSFRFSSLNYLSSLLYAAPTLIMPILVLSLLDEAEAAKYYIAFALGTLVLIIPSSFGTSLFVEGSHGSGLRRSALRAGGASLMIMLPAVLVLFFFGDFLLGLLKGEYIEAFGLLRIIALSSFPVACYSLFIPIQNVRMRVESILKLNAVRCFLLLGLSYALVSRFGILGAGYAWMATYLVIVLWVGRVALRERWL; this is encoded by the coding sequence ATGGCCTGGAATCCAGTCATGAGCCTCAATCCACTCCGTTATCTGAGCTGCAGAACGATTGCAGGAATGGCCAGAGACAGTCTGTATAGAACCTCCTTTTTCATGGCCTTCTCCAACATCATAAGTGCTGCTTGTGGCTTCCTCTTCTGGATCATCGCCGCCCGCCTCTATACAGTGCAGGAGGTGGGCCTGGCAACAGCCCTCATCTCCTCTCTTGCCCTCGTCGTGCTCTTCGCAGCTTTGGGCTTTGACTCATCCGTAATCCGTTTCCTGCCTCTGGAGGACAAAGGAAAGGTCATAAGCACCAGCCTTATTGTTACCGCCGGGGCCTCAATCCTCGTCGGCGGGATCTACATCCTGCTGGCCAGGGTTCTGACCCCGGCCATGACTCTATGGCAGGAGCCTGGGTACTCCCTGGCCTTCATTCTGATAGCTCTCCTGAACTCAATAGCTGTAATGGGCGGATATGTCTTCGTGGCGGATAGAAAGGCCGATCTCTTCCTCCTGCAAAGCCTCATACAGGCAATTCGGATCCCCGTCCTCTTCCCTCTCACCCTCCTGGGCACCTTGGGGATCTTCGCTGCCATAGGCCTGGGTTATCTGGCCGCTGCCATCCTCTGCCTGGCGAAGATTCATATGGCGATATCTCCGATCAGAAGGCGGGTGGACGGGGAGTTCATCCGCAGCTCCTTTCGCTTCTCCTCTTTGAACTACCTCTCCAGCCTTCTTTATGCCGCACCTACCCTTATCATGCCCATATTGGTGCTCAGCCTGCTTGATGAGGCCGAGGCGGCAAAATACTATATCGCCTTCGCCCTGGGCACCTTGGTGCTTATCATTCCCAGCTCATTTGGAACCTCTCTTTTTGTAGAGGGAAGCCATGGCAGTGGGCTCAGAAGAAGCGCCCTGCGAGCAGGGGGGGCAAGCCTGATGATCATGCTCCCTGCTGTATTGGTGCTATTTTTCTTCGGCGACTTCCTTCTGGGGCTGCTCAAAGGGGAGTACATAGAAGCCTTCGGCCTTCTGAGAATCATCGCCCTCTCCAGCTTTCCAGTGGCCTGCTATTCATTATTCATCCCCATCCAGAATGTGAGGATGAGGGTGGAGAGCATCCTGAAGCTCAATGCCGTCAGGTGCTTTCTCCTCCTTGGATTGAGCTATGCTCTGGTGAGCAGGTTCGGCATCCTGGGAGCAGGATATGCCTGGATGGCAACCTATCTGGTCATCGTTTTATGGGTGGGCCGGGTGGCGCTGAGGGAGAGATGGCTGTGA
- a CDS encoding PAS domain-containing hybrid sensor histidine kinase/response regulator, with protein sequence MAEGNSNSEWLSEVCRKLDEIKERALNDPIRAGRVLDDALRALGGIQEEASHQLAEHHPLEIKGSPNQIARDDHYSTLIETAFESIAIAVDGIIVEAHEAFALANGYEHSELIGSHVTKFLIPEEYDAAFEALRSNDERISEFSALKKDGSTFSVETHGRIIERDGLPLRVTVIRDITERKQAEEELRESRRRYQTLIETTSDFLWETDSQGRYTYCSPQAERLWGIKPEEMIGKFIFDLIPARENQGARETFSHLLASPGAFSGMEVRAQDGQGRQIFMEISGVPFFDDCGRLLGFRGISRDFTERKKADMELRRSRDELELRVQERTADLLRAKEDAEAAVEAKATFLASMSHELRTPMNAVIGFSSLLLEEDLSGEQRDFIERIRTSGESLLALINDILDFSKMEKRRMSINLNPLTISSLLSESMEMVAVEADKKGLRLSQTIGHATPEVIIGDNGRLRQILINLLSNAVKFTDAGEVSVSVFSEPVEGQPLKHRFSFAVKDTGIGIPSEKMGMLFLPFSRLDSTMSSRYEGSGLGLAISKSLVELMGGRIWAESTPGRGSVFCFTVDCEIVPDSKHRAASTARAPDGPVEAAEYSPLRILVAEDNPSNQKVMVEMLKRMGYRPDAVADGREVIDLLERRPYDIVFMDVRMPEMDGLQATEEIRRRWLAKGPRIIATTAYALPGDREKCLEAGMDDYISKPVQKGEIAQILKRHGHLRRDAEEMLRRDAEKMLKRC encoded by the coding sequence ATGGCAGAAGGAAATTCTAACTCCGAATGGCTGTCTGAGGTTTGCCGGAAATTAGATGAGATCAAAGAGAGGGCTCTGAACGATCCCATTCGCGCAGGCAGGGTTTTAGATGATGCCCTCCGGGCGCTCGGGGGCATTCAAGAGGAGGCATCCCATCAGCTGGCAGAGCATCATCCTTTGGAGATAAAGGGATCTCCCAATCAGATTGCAAGGGATGATCACTACAGCACTCTCATCGAGACTGCATTTGAGAGCATCGCCATTGCTGTGGATGGCATAATAGTGGAGGCCCACGAGGCCTTTGCCCTGGCCAACGGCTATGAGCACTCTGAGCTGATCGGCTCGCATGTGACCAAATTCCTCATCCCCGAGGAGTATGATGCTGCTTTTGAGGCTCTGAGGAGCAACGACGAGCGCATCAGTGAGTTCTCTGCCCTTAAAAAGGATGGATCGACATTCTCCGTCGAGACGCACGGTCGGATCATAGAACGGGATGGCCTCCCTCTTCGCGTGACGGTGATAAGGGATATCACTGAACGAAAGCAGGCGGAGGAGGAGCTGAGGGAGAGCCGGAGGAGGTATCAGACGCTGATTGAGACCACCAGCGACTTTCTCTGGGAGACCGACTCTCAGGGGAGATACACCTACTGCAGCCCCCAGGCGGAGAGGCTGTGGGGCATCAAGCCGGAGGAGATGATTGGCAAGTTCATCTTCGATCTCATTCCTGCCCGGGAGAACCAGGGTGCAAGAGAGACCTTCTCCCATCTGCTGGCATCACCTGGAGCGTTCTCGGGAATGGAGGTGAGAGCACAGGACGGCCAGGGGCGCCAGATCTTCATGGAGATCAGCGGCGTTCCGTTCTTCGATGACTGCGGCAGGCTGCTTGGATTCAGGGGAATCTCCAGGGATTTCACTGAGCGCAAGAAGGCGGATATGGAGCTGCGCCGGTCGAGGGATGAGCTGGAGCTGAGGGTACAGGAGAGGACGGCCGATCTGCTGAGGGCCAAAGAGGATGCAGAAGCAGCAGTCGAGGCCAAGGCCACCTTCCTGGCGAGCATGTCTCACGAGCTGAGAACGCCCATGAATGCAGTGATCGGCTTCTCCAGCCTTCTCCTGGAAGAGGATCTATCGGGCGAACAGAGGGACTTTATAGAGAGGATCAGGACCAGCGGAGAGAGCCTGCTCGCCCTTATCAATGATATCCTGGATTTCTCCAAGATGGAGAAGAGGAGGATGAGCATCAATCTCAATCCTCTCACCATCAGCAGTCTGCTCTCGGAGTCCATGGAGATGGTGGCGGTGGAAGCTGATAAGAAGGGGCTGAGGCTGAGCCAGACCATAGGCCATGCAACCCCCGAGGTCATAATCGGGGATAATGGCAGGCTGCGGCAGATCCTGATCAACCTCCTCTCCAATGCCGTCAAGTTCACAGATGCTGGAGAGGTATCGGTATCTGTCTTCTCTGAGCCGGTCGAAGGACAGCCCTTGAAGCATAGATTCTCCTTTGCAGTCAAAGATACCGGGATTGGCATACCATCTGAGAAGATGGGGATGCTCTTTTTGCCCTTCAGCCGGCTGGACAGCACTATGAGCAGCAGATATGAGGGGAGCGGTCTGGGCCTGGCCATCAGCAAGAGCTTGGTGGAGCTGATGGGAGGCAGGATCTGGGCGGAGAGCACTCCGGGAAGGGGTTCGGTCTTCTGCTTCACAGTGGATTGCGAGATTGTCCCAGATTCAAAGCACAGAGCAGCATCCACTGCCAGGGCACCGGATGGCCCGGTGGAGGCAGCAGAATACTCCCCCTTGAGGATTCTGGTGGCAGAGGACAACCCCTCCAACCAGAAGGTCATGGTGGAGATGCTCAAGAGGATGGGCTACCGGCCGGATGCTGTGGCCGATGGCAGGGAGGTGATAGATTTGCTGGAACGGCGGCCCTATGACATAGTATTCATGGATGTGAGGATGCCTGAGATGGACGGCTTGCAGGCTACAGAGGAGATAAGAAGGCGCTGGCTGGCCAAAGGGCCCAGGATCATAGCCACCACAGCATATGCATTACCCGGGGACAGAGAAAAATGTCTTGAGGCCGGGATGGACGACTATATATCAAAGCCGGTGCAGAAAGGGGAGATCGCCCAGATCTTGAAGAGGCATGGCCATCTGAGAAGGGATGCTGAAGAGATGCTGAGAAGAGATGCTGAAAAGATGCTGAAGAGATGCTGA
- a CDS encoding UPF0146 family protein: MKGDQLEKDLAKGDPAERDLAEFIAKHYSGRVAEVGVGHRPHLARMLLDLGLDPILTDREERLLDGMRVEKDDIFAPRWEIYQGAALIYSIRPPLEMQLAIGELAAALGADIILRPLQDEVADLPGFKRRLVNSGRASFYLFRMKD, from the coding sequence ATGAAGGGGGATCAGTTGGAGAAGGATCTGGCGAAGGGAGATCCGGCGGAGAGGGATCTGGCAGAATTCATCGCCAAACACTACTCCGGCCGGGTGGCGGAGGTGGGGGTGGGCCATCGCCCCCATCTCGCCCGAATGCTCTTGGATTTGGGCCTGGACCCCATCCTCACCGATAGGGAGGAGAGGCTCTTGGATGGGATGCGGGTGGAGAAGGATGACATCTTCGCCCCCCGCTGGGAGATCTACCAGGGGGCAGCTCTGATCTACTCCATCCGCCCTCCTCTGGAGATGCAGCTGGCCATAGGTGAGCTGGCAGCGGCTTTGGGCGCAGACATCATCCTCCGCCCCCTGCAGGATGAGGTGGCTGATCTGCCCGGCTTTAAGAGGAGGCTGGTGAATTCCGGGAGGGCGAGCTTTTATCTATTCAGAATGAAGGACTAG